From the Globicephala melas chromosome 8, mGloMel1.2, whole genome shotgun sequence genome, the window catattaatATCTGCACTGATGGtgtaaaaataatggaaaattaagCTGCTGGCCCCTTGGCATGAGTCAGGCAGTGACATCAGACCATATTAGTAATCATTGTTTTCTTCACCACcacacaaagttaaaaaaaaagaaaagagagaaaaagccaCTTTCACTTAAGACTATCCTTGATGAAGCAGGAAAactcattaattttattaactttgaACTCTTGAGtacacatttttgtttcttttttttttttcggtacccgggcctcttactgttgtggcctctcctgttgcggagcacaggctccggacgcgcaggctcagcggccatggctcacgggcccagccgctccatggcatgtgggatcttcccggaccggggcacgaagccgtgtcccctgcatcggcaggcggactctcaaccactgcaccaccagggaagccccacatctttttaatatttggtgtGATGAAATGTGAAGTATGCCTAAAGCACTCCTGCTGCTTATGCGAGTACCATGGTTGTCCAAGGAAATGCATCTTTGCAGTCTGAATTGTGAGCAGAACTAGCCTCTTCTTTCATGGAACAcattttttacttgaaagaacaacCCAGAGAGAGATGAGCTATGGTTATCCAGACTTGGGTATTTGTCAGACATTGTCTCCAAAATGACCAAAGTCACCctatcacttcaaggaaaacaactgatagTGTTTGCTGACAATAACAAAGTTTAAACTTGACAGCTTCCCACTATCTTAACATGTTTCTAATGAGATCAGTGGTGTTATTACCAAATATTTTTTGGTATAGTGTAATGAAATGCattaacatttggaagatctgtgtAATTCAGTGAACCAACATTTTCCAAATTACTAAtgcatgatgttaaaaaaaaaccacgcATGGttaaaagatccattcaaagtgcaagaTAGACCAGTAGGTTTTAACTTGACAGGATATGAAAAGTTCATTGACTTGGTTTCggattccacattgcaactaatctttaagaaactaccacctGCTAATTTTGTGTAGTACCAAAAAAGAATATTCACAaatatctgaaaaggctattattAAACTATTTCTCCCTTGCCAACCTCATATCCGTGTGAAGCTGGAggttcttcatatacttcaaccaaaacaacatagGCAGCAGCTTGAATGCAGAAGCAGTTATGAGGATACAGTGATCTTCTTTTAAGTCAGACACCAAAGAGAgtcacaaaaatgtaaaacaatccTACTGTTCTCACaattcttaaaatataattatttttcataagaatatattatttacatTGACACGTAGTAGTAGGTTTActagtgtcatttttttttttttttttgcgttacgcgggcctctcactgttgtggcctctcccgttgcagagcacaggctccggacgcgcaggctcagcggccgtggctcacgggcccagccgcttcgcggcatgtgggatcttcccggaccggggcacgaacccatgtcccctgcatcggcaggcggactctcaaccactgtgccaccagggaagccccactatcattattttgaattctttttctggaacgttgcctatctccacttcatttagttgttttcttgggttttatcttgttccttcatctggtacatagccctctgcctttttatcttgtctatctttctgtgaatgtggtttttgttccacaggatgcaggattgtagttcttgcttctgctgtctacccTTTCTATAAAGAGCTCTTAAATAAGATGCTCAACCTCAATCATGAAATAAATTGatgccacttttcttttctttcttttttttttttttggctgtgttggatctttgttgctgtgcgcgggctttctctagttgtgacgagcaggggctactcttggttacggtgcgcaggcttctcattgcagtggcttctcttgttgtggagcacagggtctaggcgcgcgggcttcagtaattgtggctcgtgggctctagagcacaggctcagtagttgtggcgcacaggcttagttcctccgcgttatgtggggtcttcccggaccagggcgcaaacctgtgtcgcctgcattggcagcggATTCGTCGTaatgactgtgccaccagggaaaccctgatgCCACTTTTTATCTATCAGGTTGGCAAAATTGAAGTACTAATACTGTGTTGGTTTGAGAAATCATCCAAGCTTGGGTCttatattcctttaatttttttttagttttggccatggggcatgtgggatcttagtttccctgaccagggatcgaacccgcgcccgctgcagtggaagcactggaAGCGCAGCGTCTTACCCACTGAACCAGCAGAGAAGTCCCTCATCTTCCTTTAAAAAGGTAAGAAAGATCAAAGCCAAAAGATTTGTTTCAGGAGCAGCCAGCAGCCCAGTTCCTAAaacccatattctttttttttttttgtggtacgcgggcctctccctgttgtggcctctcccgttgcggagcacaggctccggatgcgcaggctcagcggccatggctcacgggcccagccgctccgcggcatgtgggatcttcccggaccggggcacgaacccgtgtcgcctgcatcggcaggcggactctcaaccactgcgccaccagggaagccctaaaacccATATTCTTAATCAATGAACGATGCTGCTTCCCACACACATTAGcaaagaattgaaggaagatAATATCGGGGAATTTAAATCAGGGCTTCTCAAcatcagcactattgacatttggggctgggaaTTCTTCGTAGTGGGGGTTGTCCTGtccattgtaggatgtttagcagcatccttgacaCCTGTCCATTAGATACTAGAAACTGAAACCAAGCGGGGCCTTGTGGGGCTCCCGGGCACGGAGGCCTTtttgtcccccgtttcttgtaggcaagactccagcctccatgaccttccctgagttccaaagggcagcttcaaacagttactaatcaagagaggagcagccaagaaaccacctgagacaagattaaagggaccagagaagctcatcaagactAGGAGACCAAGCACCTGAGACTCTGAGACCCtgcaccctaatcttgtcagcaaccccactCTTGGGAACTATTGTCGTAAAACTCCTCATCAtatcctcctgggttgggacacatagtttttcgaGGCAGGAGCCCGCCGtatccccctttgcctggcaaagtaataaagctatccttttctacttcacccaaaagtcttgtctccaagatttgatttggcaccagtgtacagagaagctgagctttcgGCATCaaaacccctccctcctcccatgggacttccctggtggcgcaatggttaagaatccgcctgccgatgcaggggacacgggttcgagccctggtccgggaggatcccacatgccgtggagcaactaagcccatgcaccacaactactgggactgtgctctagagaccgtgagccacaactactgagcccgcgtgccacaactactgaaacccacgcacctagagcccgtgctctgcaacaaaggaagccaccgcaatgagaagcctgcgcactgcaacgaagagtagaccccgctcgccgcaactagagaaagcctgtgggcagcaacgaagacccaacgcagccaaaaataaagataaataaaaataaatgcgctatcaagccatgaaaagacattgaggaaccttaaatgcatgttactaagcGAAAGAAACCAACCTggaaagactacatactgtatgactccaactacatgacattctggaaagggcacaactatggagacagtaaaaagatctgtggttgccaggagttaacggggagggagggatggatttgcAggccacagaggatttttagagcagtgaaagtACTCTGTATGACATGTTAACAGATACGTTTCATTATCCATGTGTCGGAACCCAAAGAATGCACAATGCCAAGGGTAAACCCCAATGtaaactttgggtgataatgatgtgtagGTTCACAGATCATAACAAACGTCCCTCTGGTGTGGGATGTTGATACTGGGGTTGGCTGAGTATGTATGGAGCCGGAGGGTATACAGGAActgtgtactttctgctcaattttgctgtgaaactaaAACTGCCCTTAAAAAAAGTCTATTGGGAAACAAAAAGAGACTTGCAGGTTCCAAACTTGTCTGAATTGTTCAAcctttagagaaaaacataaactTCATGGTCATTTTTTTATTCAACTGCTTAGACACGTGACTGATTAatgactagggacttccctggtggcacactggataagactccacgctcccaatataggggactcaggttcaatccctggtcagggaactagatcccacgtgcatgccacaactaagagtttgcacaACTAAGTAGCCcacctgcctcaactaagacctggtgcaaccaaaaaaaaaaaaaaaaaaaagactgaggccGTTGTTGATAATAATTAATGATTACAGTGATTTTCCTTTGGTAAAACACGGCTCCATTATAACTGATGAACAACCCAAATTAACTGTGCTACGAGTAATGAAGCTCTAGCAACACATTCATGTATCAGGGTAATAACGCAAGGGTCATTGGGTCAGAATTAAGTTCAAACCTAGCTGAGTCACCTGATACCTCTGATTCCTTGGACCTCTGAACCTCTATGAACTGCtgatttcttatttgtaaaatgaggttgTTACCTTAAAAATGGATTATTACCTAAAAATAGCTGGAATATAGGGATCCAAATGATGtcaggggaaaaataaaactagttttGTTCTCATGAAGAAAAATTACATACATGAATCTAAGTGTAAGTCTAAAATGTCTAAAATGTCTAAAAAGTCTAAAAATCTAAGTCTAAAATGTTAATGATGTTTTGGTGGTAGTATTATAGGCAATTTTGTTATTCAAACTTCTACCTTCCAAATTTTCCATTATAAACATGCATTATTTATATTCAAGaagtaaacatattttaaaaaattcacagcacaaaaaactgtagaaaatattttattgaaacagCTTTTCAATTAACAATGGAGCAAAGTACAACTTGACTCAAAGCTGTCCAACCAGCCTCAACTGCTAGTGAAACAACTCAAACATACAGGACAGGGTAGGACACTTGGGTCACATTTCTGCCAatgtggcaaaaaaaagaaaaaaaagaggaaaacaacacaAGAGACAGACACAAGCAGGCTCCCCCTTGTCCTGGGAGTTGGGGTGGCAGCCCTGGCCCCTGCTACAGATGGGATCCTGAAGGGCAGGCTGCCCAACACCAGTGTGGTGGGTAAAAGGGCCCCCATCCCAGCAGAGCAACACATTAATAAGAAAGGCCAACCTGTAccctcttccttccccccacAAGGCCTGCCTCCAACAGAGTGAGGTGGCATTTTTACATTCACGCCATGGTCTCTCCTGCCCCCAGGGTCTTAGGACAGGGGCTCACAGTAGAAAGCACATTTTGGTCAGCCCAGGGGGCCAGGAAGTGAGGGAAAGGCTCTGTCTGAGAGGGCAGAACAGAAGCGGAGAGAATGGGGGCAGGAAGTCAAAGGGCCAATGAGTACCAGGCTACTAGGAAGATGCAGTTTTCAGCAGTGCTTGCAGGACGCTGGCATCCTGTGCCAGCCACTGCACACAGCTTTCCTAGGCCCGAGTCCACAGGCAGGGGAGCTACAGGGTTTTCACACATCTCACTCCCTGCAGAGGCAGCTGGATTCCCTTCTTCACCTTCTCCCTGCCTACTCTGGCCACCGGGGGTTTGTACGTGTGGGTGGGAGTCGACCTAGATTGACTTAGGCAGTCCAGATGGAAGGGCTCTGGCCTAGAGGCAGAGGACTGCCCAACTTGCAAGAGGAAGCCAAGGAGACCCAGGGAAGGAGGCATGGGGGCGGGGGTTTTTAGAGAAAAAACCCTGGAGGAGGCAAGAGCACAGACAGGCGCTCAGAAATCAAACCTGGTAACCAAGGCTCTGCAGACACTGGCCTGTGTGGCATTGATCTcgtggtggaggagggagggagggagggaaggatgaccAGAAAAGACTGGAGACCCTCTAATAAGCCAGGACACCCTTCCCACTACCAGGTCTGTCAACCAACTACCGATGGCCATCCTCTCACCTACCCACAGGCGAAGAATTAAGACCTAATAGTGATTTTTCCCAAACTAGGGCCTGGATGGGTAGGGAACCAGAAGGTGGGATTGGGGAATGGAACAATTTCAGTTTTAACCACAGAACTACTCCAGAAGAACTGGTGAGctgtcccttcctcccccttctccacaCCTCCAATCACAGGTGAGAGAAGAGGAACTTAAGCCTCTGAGGGCGGGGccaacccctcccccagcccttggtgTTTAATAAATAGAGGTGGTAAGAGAAGGGGGCGGGGACGAGTGGGGAACTGGGAGGCGGGGGTTATAGTTCATCATTCTTCAAAGTTGGCTTCTGTCCTGTAGGCTGCTCCTTCTGTTCAGATTCTGGTGGGAGTTGGGGGAGAGCAAAGGAACAAAAGCAAGTGAGACGGAGGGAACGGGCCCAGTTCTGGGCAGGCATCTCCCCCCAGACACTGCTAGGCTTCCCGGTACCCCCCATCTCCCACTCTGCCCTCACCTGCTGCGGGACCCCCTAACTCCAGAGGTTCAGAGTCTGCAGGTTCAGATCCTGCTTTCGGGAAGGAATGGGTTAGTGTctgcaaaggaaggaaggggctAACGGAGGGGATGGCAAACTTTTCCTGCAAAgagccagatagcaaatattttaggatttgtgAGCCACACTAGGTCTCTTTCCATATTTCGTTTTTGGAAATAACCTTCTAAGGCCGTTCACTGCTCACAGGCCGTCTGCAAAGAGGCTGTACCTGCAAGTTTGCCGACCCCTCGGCTAAGTGATGCCCGTATTCCCAATCAGTTTCCCCCAACTCACGAGTCTCTTGCTCAGGCTCTGAGATGGGCTTTGCATCTTCAGTCTGGCCTGGAGGGAAACCAGGAGGAAAATGTAGTCCCGGGGGGGAAAGGAAAGCTTCTTGCCGCCCAGTAGCACCTGGAACCAGGCACCCTGCCCTCACCTGCTGGAGGGATGACCTTGTCCCCCTGGTCACTGGCACTGGCATTGAGGGGAGGCTCTGCCCGGGTCCCATTCTTGTCCTTGGGCCGGGGCCGGGGCTTGGCAAACTTGGCCTTATTGAGCAGATACTGCACCTCTCGGTCCAGGGCCATCATCTTGGCCTCGATGTCTTTTGAGAGCAACACGGGCTTCTCTGTGGCAGGAAGCTTGGCCTGCTCGGCCACGGTTGCATTCTTCCAGGCCTGTGGGCGAGGACAGGCTCAGAGCCAGCCACGGACATGGCAGACGCCTCTGTCCCAGGTGAAATACACCCCCCAACAAACCACAGGCTCTTCCCCCAGACCCCAAATCACTGCTGCCCGTGGCCGTCAGCCCCAGAAGTAAGCAGACCCCTCAGAATGGCATTCGAGACTGTCCACATGGGAGTCCCAAACTACACGTTTCTGGCTTACATCCTATTACTATGGACTAACTACAGCTGAACCtcttaattattttctccttctctctccacttCTGAGCtctggctcaaaaaaaaaaaaacgtcccCACATTCAAAACAGTTTCTGCTTCTCATGACAAGtcattctcccctccccaaaccctgGCCCACCTTCTGCATCCAGCTCAAGTCCCAGCTCCTCAAAGCAGCTTTCTCTAACCTCACGGGGATGGGCTCTGTCGCTCGTCTGGTTGACGACTCATGGCTATGACTCTAGTCTGGGACTAATCCGACACGGCCTCAAACGCAACCATCTTCTGCCTTGCGGATTAGCTGTCAAGCCCGGACGCAGAGGCTGCCAGCTCTCCGTTTCTCCGTATCTCCCACGCTGCCTAGGACAGCCCACCTCACCAGGTAAGTCTCCAGTTAAGTATTTACACGGGGATTACCCAGGTCTCGTTGATGACTTTCTCTAACGTTGTCATCTCCACCTCCGTGAAGATCTGGTCCATCTCTGGGATGAGCCGGGCTCCCCTGCAGCCAGAGAGGAGACCATCAGTCCAGGAGGGACAGGGCgggactgaatgaggaagaaaagcGAAGGGGCCGCTCACGTGAGGAACATGCTGGAATGGTTGAGGAGGTTATCGAGGGCAGACAGCCGCTCGGGCCACTTCTTGCGCTCTTCCACCCGGAAAAACAAGCCTTGACACAGCTTCCTCAGCTCGGCCAGCTTCTCCTTCAACATCTGATGgatgtggggaagggagagggcagagggtTGAGGGGATGACATGTCAGCCCTGGAGCCAGCCCTGCATCCTCCGTTATAGCCTCGCACCCCAgctctcctccctttcccatcCGGCCCGCCATGTCCTGGGAGGTCCCTCACCACTGTGGTGGCCCCAAAGCCCTCATCCTCCAGCCAGGTGGACGCGGCATGGAGTCTCCCAGAGATGTCCTCACGCTGCTCCTCGGTAGACACTTCCTGATACTCAGGCTGGTACAGCTTGTCCTGGGGAGGTGCACAAGAGCACAAGCATGCAGCAGGCCCTGGGGGCAAGGCTCATGGAGCAGgaccccctccctgctccccagccccacacacagggcctggggcaggtGTGCTTCCCACCCGACCAACCTGTGTCTCAAAGATGAATGCTTCCAAGCTGTTGGCTGCTTTTTCCCGTTCCTGCTTCTCTAAGTCCCGGAGCGTCAGGTCCTGGAGTCTGTGGACAGGGGCGGCAGGCATGAGGGGCTCCATTCCACACCCTGGGCACCCTCTGCACACTCGCAACCTTTACTCACTTCTGGGCCGAGCGGGCCAGCTCATCCTGGCGCAAGTCAGGCAGGTCCAGGACTACCAGCTCCACCCCGATCTCCTCCACCATTCTCTGCTTCCGGGCCGgcttctgcttcttttcttcctccggGGCTGGAGGGACACCCTCAGCCCCTGCCTCACCCTTCTCACTTGGCTTCTGGGGTGAAGAGACCAAGATGTCAGGGCAAGTGTTGGCCCTTCTACCCTCCACAGGCAGGGCTCTGGGGGCCAAGAAGCAAAGCAGGCACCTGTCCCATTAACCACTGGGTCCAGGCTGGCCTCACTCTGCCTAGAGCTCACCTGGGCCTCGGGCTTTTCCCCGTTGTCTTTCTCTGCAGCCTTTTCTCCCTCAGGGGCTGCATCCCCCTTAGgctcagggggtgggggtggagaggtgTCTTCTGttggggcctcagcttcctccctgGGCTCTGCTTGCTCTCCAGGCTCAGCCTTGCTCCCCTCAGcaggcccctcctcctcctcctgggaaACAATCACAGACACGCCCACCCACAATAGTCACTAGCAGAGCCTAGGGATCAGGACTGGCTCTGCTTTGAGGGGCTCACCGCCCATGACACAGCTTGGGGGAGACAGAGGACGACTGTATGGAAATTGGCAGCAGGCATCTGGACTGCAGCAGTCTAGCTGGACAAAGGAAAAGCGTTTGGAGATGAAGGTGGGCCTTGGAGCTCAAGCACAGGGATGGCTCAGAGTCCAGAGGAGGGTGTGGTGAACTCGGCCTGGGCTGAGAGGAGGGGTAGGTCTATCACATCCTAGGCAGCTGAGATGCCCACTCCAACCCCCTGTCCCTGCTGCCTCTGCCTGGTCCCACGCACCATCCTCCATGCTCCCTTGGCTCCATCCTGGCCTTACCTGGACAGTGTCAGTACCATTCTCTTTAGTATCTTGTGTGGCGCCACCTCCAAACAGGCTGGAGATGGTGTTGCCAAGttctagaaagaagaaaagccaaagaCTTAAAGGGGACCACAGCATTgactccacccccaaccccagggcATGGCCCGCCCACCTCCCCGAAGTGCACACAAGTACAccctctcacagacacacacacatacacgtgtgcGCACACTCATCTTACTGGTCAGAGTAGATTCCTCTTCTGGGCTGTCCTCCACCAGCGTCTCAAACACAGACTCCACCTGAAGACAGGGATCCGAGGTGAAGAAATGCACACGCTAAGCCACCTTTTCCCCACAAACACCCTGCCTGGCGGGTGACTGCTAGGCACAGCCAAGTGACTTCCAGGTGTGCCAGCCTGTTCTCTCACCTGCCTCCTTCTACGGGCTCTTGGATGGAGTCACCACCAGCCCTGTTGATTATGAGCCCTTTCAGGAGGGGACCGTAGCTCCTCCTCCGCCCACCCTCACACTTCTCCACTCAACCAAATGGGCCGTTACTGCCCCAGTATGTTCTAAAAGATATTAACCCCCAGAACCGTCCTTTAAAGACAGGTTTCTCAACCATGCTACAGATCCTGAAACTTATAACATCCACGAGCATTTACAGGCTCTGAGACGGCCCATACCAGGTCCCTGGTTAGCTTTGTTTAACCTAAGGTTTACCCAACTCCAGAACCCGTTTATCACGTTCTAATACCATGAGCAACTGCTCTGGAAAAGGCTGCTGGGGCCTGGGCCCCCGCCCTGCACACGGGGTCCCCTGCTCTCACCCTGTCGAGGCTGAGCACGCCACTCTCATCCAGGTTGAAATGAGCCTTGATACCCTTCGACTCATAGTCGGGATACTTCTTGAAGCTCTCACCCACACCTTTTAGCTTCACCGTGGTCAGATTCTGGGAGCCAAATAccctgggtggggaggagagagccgttaggggagcccccccccccagctctaGCCTACACAGCCTCCCAGCACGAGATGCGGGGCCCTCCCTGAGGACACCCTCAGGATGGAAGCTCCTCCCGGAGGAGAAGCTCAGCCCAACCCCAAGCCCACAGCCTGCTTCCCCTGTGTCCCCCTCAGACCCCAAGCCCTCCCTCCCTGgagccctccccctgccccaccccctcaccgAAGATCCTCAGGCCCCAGGAAGCCCAGGTCACCATAGTTGATGTGGAAGCTGAAGTCATGGTTGTAGCGGTTGAAGGTGATGACTTTGCGTTGAGGGTAGGGCCCCATCCGGCAGAAGAGGACGCGCTTATTGTGCTTCAGGCTGCGAACTCCAGGCTCCTCCTCCACTTCCCTCGTGAACTCTACCTACGCGGCAGGCAGAGGGGAGGTACGCTGGAGGAGCAGAGGAGGGTCTCGGGGAAGAAGGGCGGGGAACACCAATGGCAGGAAGACAGACGGACAGTCTAGAGGAGGCAGGGGAGACGGCCCTGGGAGAGGTAAAGGGAGCCTGTCACCCCATCAGACAGGCTTACTCACCAGGATGGGGTAGATGGCCGCGTCTCGGACAACAAACGGCTTCACCTTGAAGGCTTTGCTGAGCGCCGCTGCCTGGTACACAGCGCCCATGGCGGCGGCTTCATCGGCGTTGATGTTCTTGCCCAGCTCCTCCCTGTGAGCATCCCAAGCCTCAGCACCACCCACCTGCAGCTCCCAGCCTGGCCCGCccccccagccctccagcccccccccagccccccagcccccacaCTCACTTGCCCACAGCCTTCAGCAGCACCTCCTGAACTTTGGGCACCCGAGTGGCCCCCCCCACTAGGATGACCTGCTCAATCTCATCCTGCAGGGGGAGAGAGA encodes:
- the HYOU1 gene encoding hypoxia up-regulated protein 1 isoform X4 is translated as MAATVRRQRPRRLACWALMAVLLADLLALSDTLAVMSVDLGSESMKVAIVKPGVPMEIVLNKESRRKTPVTVTLKENERFFGDSAASMAIKNPKATLRYFQNLLGKQENNPHVALYRARFPEHELGFDPQRQTVYFQISPQLQFSPEEVLSMLLNYSRSLAEDFAEQPIKDAVITVPAFFNQAERRAVLQAARMAGLKVLQLINDNTATALSYGVFRRKDINSTAQNIMFYDMGAGSTVCTIVTYQTVKTKDAGMQPQLQIRGVGFDRTLGGLEMELRLREHLAGIFNEQRKGQRAKDVRENPRAMAKLLREANRLKTILSANADHMAQIEGLMDDVDFKAKVTRAEFEELCADLFERVPGPVQQALQSAEMKLDEIEQVILVGGATRVPKVQEVLLKAVGKEELGKNINADEAAAMGAVYQAAALSKAFKVKPFVVRDAAIYPILVEFTREVEEEPGVRSLKHNKRVLFCRMGPYPQRKVITFNRYNHDFSFHINYGDLGFLGPEDLRVFGSQNLTTVKLKGVGESFKKYPDYESKGIKAHFNLDESGVLSLDRVESVFETLVEDSPEEESTLTKLGNTISSLFGGGATQDTKENGTDTVQEEEEGPAEGSKAEPGEQAEPREEAEAPTEDTSPPPPPEPKGDAAPEGEKAAEKDNGEKPEAQKPSEKGEAGAEGVPPAPEEEKKQKPARKQRMVEEIGVELVVLDLPDLRQDELARSAQKLQDLTLRDLEKQEREKAANSLEAFIFETQDKLYQPEYQEVSTEEQREDISGRLHAASTWLEDEGFGATTVMLKEKLAELRKLCQGLFFRVEERKKWPERLSALDNLLNHSSMFLTGARLIPEMDQIFTEVEMTTLEKVINETWAWKNATVAEQAKLPATEKPVLLSKDIEAKMMALDREVQYLLNKAKFAKPRPRPKDKNGTRAEPPLNASASDQGDKVIPPAGQTEDAKPISEPEQETQSEQKEQPTGQKPTLKNDEL
- the HYOU1 gene encoding hypoxia up-regulated protein 1 isoform X3; protein product: MAATVRRQRPRRLACWALMAVLLADLLALSDTLAVMSVDLGSESMKVAIVKPGVPMEIVLNKESRRKTPVTVTLKENERFFGDSAASMAIKNPKATLRYFQNLLGKQENNPHVALYRARFPEHELGFDPQRQTVYFQISPQLQFSPEEVLSMLLNYSRSLAEDFAEQPIKDAVITVPAFFNQAERRAVLQAARMAGLKVLQLINDNTATALSYGVFRRKDINSTAQNIMFYDMGAGSTVCTIVTYQTVKTKDAGMQPQLQIRGVGFDRTLGGLEMELRLREHLAGIFNEQRKGQRAKDVRENPRAMAKLLREANRLKTILSANADHMAQIEGLMDDVDFKAKVTRAEFEELCADLFERVPGPVQQALQSAEMKLDEIEQVILVGGATRVPKVQEVLLKAVGKEELGKNINADEAAAMGAVYQAAALSKAFKVKPFVVRDAAIYPILVEFTREVEEEPGVRSLKHNKRVLFCRMGPYPQRKVITFNRYNHDFSFHINYGDLGFLGPEDLRVFGSQNLTTVKLKGVGESFKKYPDYESKGIKAHFNLDESGVLSLDRVESVFETLVEDSPEEESTLTKLGNTISSLFGGGATQDTKENGTDTVQEEEEGPAEGSKAEPGEQAEPREEAEAPTEDTSPPPPPEPKGDAAPEGEKAAEKDNGEKPEAQPSEKGEAGAEGVPPAPEEEKKQKPARKQRMVEEIGVELVVLDLPDLRQDELARSAQKLQDLTLRDLEKQEREKAANSLEAFIFETQDKLYQPEYQEVSTEEQREDISGRLHAASTWLEDEGFGATTVMLKEKLAELRKLCQGLFFRVEERKKWPERLSALDNLLNHSSMFLTGARLIPEMDQIFTEVEMTTLEKVINETWAWKNATVAEQAKLPATEKPVLLSKDIEAKMMALDREVQYLLNKAKFAKPRPRPKDKNGTRAEPPLNASASDQGDKVIPPAGQTEDAKPISEPEQETRSEPADSEPLELGGPAAESEQKEQPTGQKPTLKNDEL
- the HYOU1 gene encoding hypoxia up-regulated protein 1 isoform X1; translation: MAATVRRQRPRRLACWALMAVLLADLLALSDTLAVMSVDLGSESMKVAIVKPGVPMEIVLNKESRRKTPVTVTLKENERFFGDSAASMAIKNPKATLRYFQNLLGKQENNPHVALYRARFPEHELGFDPQRQTVYFQISPQLQFSPEEVLSMLLNYSRSLAEDFAEQPIKDAVITVPAFFNQAERRAVLQAARMAGLKVLQLINDNTATALSYGVFRRKDINSTAQNIMFYDMGAGSTVCTIVTYQTVKTKDAGMQPQLQIRGVGFDRTLGGLEMELRLREHLAGIFNEQRKGQRAKDVRENPRAMAKLLREANRLKTILSANADHMAQIEGLMDDVDFKAKVTRAEFEELCADLFERVPGPVQQALQSAEMKLDEIEQVILVGGATRVPKVQEVLLKAVGKEELGKNINADEAAAMGAVYQAAALSKAFKVKPFVVRDAAIYPILVEFTREVEEEPGVRSLKHNKRVLFCRMGPYPQRKVITFNRYNHDFSFHINYGDLGFLGPEDLRVFGSQNLTTVKLKGVGESFKKYPDYESKGIKAHFNLDESGVLSLDRVESVFETLVEDSPEEESTLTKLGNTISSLFGGGATQDTKENGTDTVQEEEEGPAEGSKAEPGEQAEPREEAEAPTEDTSPPPPPEPKGDAAPEGEKAAEKDNGEKPEAQKPSEKGEAGAEGVPPAPEEEKKQKPARKQRMVEEIGVELVVLDLPDLRQDELARSAQKLQDLTLRDLEKQEREKAANSLEAFIFETQDKLYQPEYQEVSTEEQREDISGRLHAASTWLEDEGFGATTVMLKEKLAELRKLCQGLFFRVEERKKWPERLSALDNLLNHSSMFLTGARLIPEMDQIFTEVEMTTLEKVINETWAWKNATVAEQAKLPATEKPVLLSKDIEAKMMALDREVQYLLNKAKFAKPRPRPKDKNGTRAEPPLNASASDQGDKVIPPAGQTEDAKPISEPEQETRSEPADSEPLELGGPAAESEQKEQPTGQKPTLKNDEL
- the HYOU1 gene encoding hypoxia up-regulated protein 1 isoform X2; translated protein: MAATVRRQRPRRLACWALMAVLLADLLALSDTLAVMSVDLGSESMKVAIVKPGVPMEIVLNKESRRKTPVTVTLKENERFFGDSAASMAIKNPKATLRYFQNLLGKQENNPHVALYRARFPEHELGFDPQRQTVYFQISPQLQFSPEEVLSMLLNYSRSLAEDFAEQPIKDAVITVPAFFNQAERRAVLQAARMAGLKVLQLINDNTATALSYGVFRRKDINSTAQNIMFYDMGAGSTVCTIVTYQTVKTKDAGMQPQLQIRGVGFDRTLGGLEMELRLREHLAGIFNEQRKGQRAKDVRENPRAMAKLLREANRLKTILSANADHMAQIEGLMDDVDFKAKVTRAEFEELCADLFERVPGPVQQALQSAEMKLDEIEQVILVGGATRVPKVQEVLLKAVGKEELGKNINADEAAAMGAVYQAAALSKAFKVKPFVVRDAAIYPILVKFTREVEEEPGVRSLKHNKRVLFCRMGPYPQRKVITFNRYNHDFSFHINYGDLGFLGPEDLRVFGSQNLTTVKLKGVGESFKKYPDYESKGIKAHFNLDESGVLSLDRVESVFETLVEDSPEEESTLTKLGNTISSLFGGGATQDTKENGTDTVQEEEEGPAEGSKAEPGEQAEPREEAEAPTEDTSPPPPPEPKGDAAPEGEKAAEKDNGEKPEAQKPSEKGEAGAEGVPPAPEEEKKQKPARKQRMVEEIGVELVVLDLPDLRQDELARSAQKLQDLTLRDLEKQEREKAANSLEAFIFETQDKLYQPEYQEVSTEEQREDISGRLHAASTWLEDEGFGATTVMLKEKLAELRKLCQGLFFRVEERKKWPERLSALDNLLNHSSMFLTGARLIPEMDQIFTEVEMTTLEKVINETWAWKNATVAEQAKLPATEKPVLLSKDIEAKMMALDREVQYLLNKAKFAKPRPRPKDKNGTRAEPPLNASASDQGDKVIPPAGQTEDAKPISEPEQETRSEPADSEPLELGGPAAESEQKEQPTGQKPTLKNDEL